A stretch of Methylogaea oryzae DNA encodes these proteins:
- a CDS encoding ATP-binding protein, with protein MSLRFRLNLMILLAVLAIVGAGGVTAVRQARHAVKEEVGSSLTLALRLVELGLMQADGGRGLSLDWLGQLAQLDGTRHLRIRVEGPATEHPQPPSPAAADRAEQAPAWFARAVAPPPRLVEKRLRNVAGQPIRIAVQADPSAEIAEAWQETRGFLALLTLLAVTVYALVHVILGRAFACVAVIRQGLEGIEQGDFANRLPDFSAPEFSRIAQAFNYMAHALEKAREENRALARHSLAIQEEERRHIAQELHDELGQSLAAIKAMAASLHPPVTHGILGQAADAITATCDHLFDVVRGMMRRLRPSLLDELGLTAALEDLLDGWRQRCPGIEWEFHGDDGVDDCAGNAKIQVFRIVQEAVTNAVKHADAARIAVRLGRRGDAIELEVRDDGRGFEPERPCAGFGLPGMRERVCNLGGRFTVDSRPGAGAVLAASIPCARSLQ; from the coding sequence TTGAGTCTGCGATTTCGCTTGAATCTGATGATCCTGCTGGCCGTGCTGGCGATCGTCGGCGCGGGGGGCGTGACGGCGGTGCGGCAGGCGCGGCACGCGGTTAAAGAAGAGGTGGGCTCGTCGCTCACGCTGGCGTTGCGCTTGGTGGAGTTGGGATTGATGCAGGCGGACGGCGGCCGGGGACTTTCCCTGGACTGGCTGGGCCAGCTGGCGCAATTGGACGGCACGCGGCATTTGCGCATCCGAGTGGAAGGGCCGGCGACGGAACACCCGCAACCGCCCTCCCCCGCGGCGGCCGACCGCGCGGAACAGGCGCCCGCCTGGTTCGCCCGCGCCGTGGCGCCGCCGCCGCGGCTGGTGGAGAAGCGGCTGCGCAACGTCGCCGGCCAGCCCATCCGCATCGCCGTGCAGGCCGACCCGAGCGCCGAAATCGCCGAAGCCTGGCAAGAAACACGCGGCTTCCTGGCATTGCTGACCCTGTTAGCGGTAACGGTGTACGCCCTGGTGCACGTCATCCTGGGCCGGGCCTTCGCTTGCGTTGCCGTCATACGGCAAGGCCTGGAGGGCATCGAGCAAGGCGACTTCGCCAATCGCCTGCCGGACTTTTCCGCGCCGGAATTTTCCCGCATCGCCCAGGCATTCAACTACATGGCCCACGCCCTGGAAAAAGCCCGCGAGGAAAACCGCGCCCTGGCGCGCCATTCCCTGGCGATCCAGGAAGAGGAACGGCGCCACATCGCCCAGGAATTGCACGACGAACTGGGCCAATCCCTCGCCGCCATCAAGGCCATGGCCGCATCGCTGCACCCGCCGGTGACGCACGGCATCCTCGGCCAGGCGGCGGACGCCATCACCGCCACCTGCGACCACTTGTTCGACGTGGTGCGCGGAATGATGCGGCGCCTGCGTCCGTCGCTGCTGGACGAGCTGGGGCTGACCGCCGCCCTGGAGGATCTGTTGGACGGCTGGCGGCAGCGCTGCCCCGGCATCGAATGGGAATTCCACGGCGACGACGGCGTGGACGACTGCGCCGGCAACGCCAAAATCCAGGTGTTCCGCATCGTCCAGGAAGCCGTCACCAACGCGGTCAAACACGCCGACGCGGCGCGCATCGCCGTGCGCCTGGGCCGGCGGGGAGACGCCATCGAACTGGAAGTGCGCGACGACGGGCGCGGCTTCGAACCGGAACGGCCTTGCGCCGGCTTCGGCCTGCCCGGCATGCGGGAAAGGGTGTGCAACCTGGGCGGACGCTTTACCGTGGACAGCCGGCCCGGCGCGGGCGCGGTGCTGGCGGCATCGATCCCCTGCGCGAGGAGCTTGCAGTGA
- a CDS encoding response regulator: MKPTIRVLLVDDHVAVRAGYRLLLAQSPDIEVVGEADCGEEACSQYWDRKPDVIVMDLTLPGIGGLASIRRICCQDPRARLLVFSMHDEMVYIARALEAGAKGYVTKSCAPDTLLQAIYKIASGGTYVEPHIAQRMVAQAITRSGNSPLDSLSPREFDVFCLLARGLTAHEVAERMRLSYKTVSNYSTSIKSKLDIHTGAEMARIAYQHGLVDDAATFGPPASP, encoded by the coding sequence GTGAAGCCGACCATACGGGTGCTGTTGGTGGACGATCACGTGGCGGTGCGCGCCGGCTACCGCCTGCTGCTGGCGCAATCGCCGGACATCGAGGTGGTCGGCGAAGCGGATTGCGGCGAGGAGGCTTGCAGCCAGTATTGGGACCGCAAGCCGGACGTGATCGTCATGGACCTCACCTTGCCGGGCATCGGCGGCTTGGCGTCCATCCGCCGCATTTGCTGCCAGGATCCGCGCGCGCGGCTGCTGGTGTTCAGCATGCACGACGAGATGGTCTACATCGCGCGGGCGCTGGAAGCCGGCGCCAAGGGCTACGTCACCAAGAGCTGCGCGCCGGACACCTTGCTGCAAGCCATCTACAAGATCGCCTCCGGCGGCACCTACGTGGAGCCGCACATCGCCCAGCGCATGGTGGCGCAGGCCATCACCCGCTCCGGCAACAGCCCGCTGGACAGCCTGTCGCCGCGGGAATTCGACGTGTTCTGCCTGCTGGCGCGGGGGCTTACCGCCCACGAGGTGGCCGAGCGCATGCGCCTGAGCTACAAAACCGTGTCCAATTACAGCACTTCGATCAAATCCAAGCTGGACATCCACACCGGCGCCGAAATGGCCCGCATCGCCTACCAGCACGGCTTGGTCGACGACGCCGCGACCTTCGGGCCTCCCGCCTCGCCTTAA
- the pqqA gene encoding pyrroloquinoline quinone precursor peptide PqqA, with protein sequence MKWEKPSYNDQRFGFEVTMYIYNR encoded by the coding sequence ATGAAATGGGAAAAACCGAGCTATAACGATCAGCGTTTCGGCTTCGAAGTAACGATGTATATCTACAATCGCTAA
- a CDS encoding response regulator yields the protein MADQEHTHTLLLVDDEPLILEALKRAFRKRYEVLTADSGDDAIALLRSRPVDLIICDQRMPRVTGVEVLKQALELQPDAVRILLTGYSDSESLIRCINEAQIYKYIAKPWQPEMVWLTVIRALESLDLKRQLQQSMELLQQQKDALDKSASVAIADIKGVIRYVNDRFCAACGYGTAELIGKNVADLRSAQHPPAFYALLQQTVTGGRIWHGDICHQRKNGEFYWIDTSIVPLTDQKGRPYRYVAIGKELPPQ from the coding sequence ATGGCAGACCAAGAACATACCCACACGCTCCTATTGGTGGACGACGAGCCGCTGATCCTGGAAGCCCTCAAGCGGGCCTTCCGCAAGCGCTACGAAGTGCTCACGGCGGACAGCGGCGACGACGCCATCGCTCTGCTCCGCAGCCGCCCGGTGGATCTCATCATCTGCGACCAGCGCATGCCCCGCGTGACCGGCGTGGAAGTGCTGAAGCAAGCGCTGGAACTCCAGCCCGACGCCGTGCGCATCCTGCTGACCGGCTACTCCGACTCGGAATCGCTGATCCGCTGCATCAACGAAGCGCAGATCTACAAGTACATCGCCAAGCCCTGGCAGCCGGAAATGGTCTGGCTCACCGTCATCCGCGCCCTGGAAAGCCTGGACCTGAAGCGCCAGTTGCAACAGTCCATGGAACTGCTGCAACAGCAAAAAGACGCCTTGGACAAATCCGCCTCGGTCGCCATCGCCGACATCAAAGGCGTGATCCGCTACGTCAACGACCGCTTTTGCGCCGCCTGCGGCTACGGCACCGCCGAGCTGATCGGCAAAAACGTGGCCGACCTCCGCTCCGCCCAGCATCCGCCGGCGTTTTACGCCCTGCTGCAGCAAACCGTCACCGGCGGCCGCATCTGGCACGGCGACATCTGCCACCAGCGCAAAAACGGCGAGTTCTATTGGATCGACACCAGCATCGTGCCGCTCACCGACCAAAAAGGCCGGCCGTACCGCTACGTCGCTATCGGTAAGGAGCTGCCGCCGCAATAG
- a CDS encoding quinoprotein relay system zinc metallohydrolase 2, giving the protein MASIPKPSLAPQLAFLLLGLALHQAALAIEPLAVTEVAPGVYVHQGAQAFPDAHNRDEIANIGFIVGDRAVAVIDSGGHPGQGEALKAAVHKATDKPIRYVVNTHVHPDHILGNAAFKAPGVVFVGHHKLAHAMALRAPHYLATANRDLGLALNNDAVVPPTLEVKDKLELDLGNRTLTLTAWRTAHTDNDLTVYDSKTQTLWLADLLFVEHVPTLDGSVKGWLAALDDLAKQPVKLAIPGHGPVQRDWPQALEPEKQYLLMLRDEIRGLIKQGGTLEQAIGRVGQSIRSRWPLFDQYHKRNVSAAFAELEWED; this is encoded by the coding sequence ATGGCATCGATACCCAAGCCCAGCCTTGCCCCGCAACTCGCTTTCTTGCTGCTGGGGCTGGCCTTGCACCAGGCCGCGCTGGCGATCGAGCCTTTGGCGGTCACGGAAGTGGCCCCCGGTGTGTACGTCCACCAAGGCGCGCAAGCCTTCCCCGACGCCCACAACCGCGACGAAATCGCCAACATCGGTTTCATCGTCGGCGACCGGGCGGTGGCGGTGATCGACAGCGGCGGCCATCCGGGCCAGGGCGAAGCACTGAAAGCCGCAGTGCATAAGGCCACCGACAAGCCCATCCGCTACGTCGTCAACACCCACGTCCACCCGGACCACATCCTCGGCAATGCCGCGTTCAAAGCGCCGGGAGTGGTTTTCGTCGGCCACCACAAGCTGGCTCACGCCATGGCCTTGCGCGCGCCCCATTACCTAGCCACCGCCAACCGCGACCTGGGGCTGGCGCTGAACAACGACGCGGTGGTGCCGCCCACCCTGGAAGTGAAGGACAAGCTGGAACTGGACCTGGGCAACCGCACCTTGACGCTGACCGCCTGGCGCACCGCCCACACCGACAACGACCTGACGGTTTACGACAGCAAAACGCAAACCTTGTGGCTGGCGGACCTGTTGTTCGTGGAGCACGTGCCCACCCTGGACGGCAGCGTCAAAGGCTGGCTGGCGGCGCTGGACGACTTGGCCAAGCAGCCGGTCAAGCTGGCCATCCCCGGCCACGGCCCGGTGCAGCGCGACTGGCCCCAAGCGCTGGAGCCGGAAAAACAGTATTTGCTAATGCTGCGCGACGAAATCCGTGGTTTAATCAAGCAGGGCGGCACTCTGGAGCAGGCGATCGGCCGTGTCGGCCAGAGCATCCGCTCCCGCTGGCCGCTGTTCGACCAGTACCACAAGCGCAACGTCAGCGCCGCCTTCGCCGAACTGGAATGGGAAGACTGA
- a CDS encoding quinoprotein dehydrogenase-associated SoxYZ-like carrier, which produces MQRRTFLALLLSLFAATAFAGNDPSDETLWNNTLKSKYFAGKSIEESNAVVELTAPYRAEDPSLVPVQITAKFPQSGDRYIKTITLIIDANPAPVAGTFHFTPDSGKADLAMRLRINAYSHVRAIAETNDGKLTMHKVFVKASGGCSAPIGADAEAAMARLGKMKFRLDGQPAPGQPTLAQLLISHPNITGMQMDQISRMVQPAHYIDRIKISFNGKPVLSAETDISISADPNFRFYFVPRESGELKAEVHDMKGGQWTSSEQVKL; this is translated from the coding sequence ATGCAACGCCGAACCTTTCTGGCACTGTTACTGAGCTTGTTCGCCGCCACCGCCTTCGCCGGCAACGACCCCAGCGACGAAACCCTTTGGAACAACACCCTCAAGTCCAAGTATTTCGCCGGCAAGAGCATCGAAGAATCCAACGCCGTGGTGGAGTTGACCGCCCCCTACCGCGCCGAGGACCCGTCCCTGGTGCCGGTGCAAATCACCGCCAAGTTCCCGCAAAGCGGCGACCGCTACATCAAGACGATCACCCTCATCATCGACGCCAACCCGGCGCCGGTGGCCGGCACCTTCCACTTCACGCCGGACAGCGGCAAAGCGGACCTGGCCATGCGCCTGCGCATCAACGCCTACAGCCACGTGCGCGCCATCGCCGAAACCAACGACGGCAAACTGACCATGCACAAGGTGTTCGTCAAAGCCAGCGGCGGCTGCTCCGCCCCCATCGGCGCCGACGCGGAAGCCGCCATGGCGCGCCTGGGCAAGATGAAATTCCGCCTGGACGGCCAGCCGGCACCGGGCCAGCCGACCCTGGCGCAGTTGCTCATCAGCCATCCCAACATCACCGGCATGCAGATGGACCAGATCAGCCGCATGGTGCAGCCGGCCCACTACATCGACCGCATCAAGATCAGCTTCAACGGCAAGCCGGTGCTGAGCGCGGAAACCGACATCTCCATCAGCGCCGATCCCAACTTCCGCTTCTACTTCGTGCCGCGCGAATCGGGCGAGTTGAAGGCGGAAGTGCACGACATGAAAGGCGGCCAGTGGACGAGCAGCGAGCAGGTCAAGCTGTAA
- the rfaP gene encoding lipopolysaccharide core heptose(I) kinase RfaP has translation MPNLHIEPYLAAALGRPVSFDQWLDWQGQSFRDVAGRRTLRFEAGGKGYFIKIHTGVGWKEIFKNLFSGRLPVLGADNERRAIRRLEQLGVDTMKTAGFGSRGWNPAARQSFLITDELADTVSLEDLCRDWPSRPPEVKFKRALIRRVAEMAKAMHEHGVNHRDFYICHFLWHAHGTEDKPKLSVIDLHRAQMRRRVPRRWLVKDLGALWFSAMDIGLTRRDLLRFLRIYRDGPLREVLKNEAGFWRDVRHRAEKLYASWNARNLPASAGGG, from the coding sequence GTGCCGAATTTGCATATCGAACCTTATCTGGCGGCAGCCCTCGGGCGGCCGGTGTCTTTCGACCAATGGCTGGACTGGCAAGGCCAGAGCTTCCGCGACGTGGCGGGACGCCGTACCCTGCGCTTCGAGGCCGGCGGCAAGGGCTATTTCATCAAGATCCACACCGGCGTGGGCTGGAAGGAAATCTTCAAGAACCTGTTTTCCGGCCGCCTGCCGGTGCTGGGGGCGGACAACGAGCGCCGCGCCATCCGGCGCCTGGAACAACTGGGCGTGGACACCATGAAAACCGCCGGCTTCGGCAGCCGCGGCTGGAATCCCGCCGCGCGCCAGTCCTTCCTCATCACCGACGAACTGGCCGACACCGTCAGCCTGGAAGACCTTTGCCGGGATTGGCCGAGCCGGCCGCCCGAGGTGAAATTCAAACGCGCCCTCATCCGCCGCGTGGCGGAAATGGCCAAAGCCATGCACGAGCACGGCGTCAACCACCGGGATTTCTACATCTGCCATTTTCTCTGGCATGCACACGGCACGGAAGATAAGCCCAAGCTGTCCGTCATCGACCTGCACCGGGCGCAGATGCGCCGCCGCGTGCCGCGCCGCTGGCTGGTGAAGGACCTGGGCGCGCTGTGGTTCTCCGCCATGGACATCGGCCTGACGCGGCGCGACCTGCTGCGTTTCCTGCGCATATACCGGGACGGGCCGTTGCGGGAGGTGTTGAAAAACGAGGCCGGTTTTTGGCGCGACGTGCGGCATCGGGCCGAGAAGCTGTACGCATCCTGGAACGCCAGGAATTTACCGGCAAGCGCCGGCGGCGGATAA
- a CDS encoding TVP38/TMEM64 family protein, which yields MTDSAMPTDDSSDNGKHPYRRILMKSLTLALLLGCGLLVYLTPLKSWLEQGQMIVAQLAALGYWAPLAYVLAGAVLAAAGVPRMLICSLGGLAFGFVWGLAWSHLATLLGSYATFLFVRWSGRDWSLDHFPRLRGFTGQMHQRGVLAVLLIRQLPMAAFYNNLLLGLTPVNHRDFWIGSFLGYLPMGVTASLLGAGMIQADAAQAARYMAFAALSFGALGITLKWLLFSSRSPLARSRATAG from the coding sequence ATGACCGATTCCGCCATGCCAACGGACGACTCATCCGACAACGGCAAACACCCCTACCGCCGCATCCTGATGAAAAGCCTCACCCTGGCGCTGCTGCTGGGCTGCGGCCTGCTGGTGTACCTGACGCCGCTGAAATCCTGGCTGGAACAGGGCCAGATGATCGTGGCGCAGCTGGCGGCGCTGGGTTATTGGGCACCGTTGGCCTATGTGCTGGCGGGCGCGGTCTTGGCGGCGGCGGGCGTGCCGCGCATGCTGATCTGCTCCCTCGGCGGGCTGGCGTTCGGCTTCGTCTGGGGGCTGGCCTGGAGCCACCTAGCGACGCTGCTGGGTTCCTACGCCACCTTCCTGTTCGTGCGCTGGAGCGGCCGCGACTGGTCGCTGGACCATTTCCCGCGCTTGCGCGGCTTCACCGGCCAGATGCACCAACGCGGGGTGCTGGCGGTGCTGCTGATCCGCCAGCTGCCCATGGCCGCTTTCTACAACAACCTGCTGTTGGGCCTGACGCCGGTCAACCACCGGGATTTCTGGATCGGCAGCTTTTTAGGCTACCTGCCCATGGGCGTCACCGCCTCCCTGCTGGGCGCCGGGATGATCCAGGCCGACGCCGCCCAAGCGGCCCGCTACATGGCTTTCGCCGCCCTCAGCTTCGGCGCCTTGGGCATCACCCTCAAGTGGCTGCTGTTCTCCAGCCGCTCGCCCTTGGCCCGCTCCCGCGCCACCGCTGGCTGA
- a CDS encoding ArnT family glycosyltransferase gives MTLPGRLPKLVLALAFLAVAAVGVTLAGLGDIDFVRQSECRTAVVAREMLDSGDFLVPTVNGRPRFEKPPLYYWAIAATAAISGAVTETVARLPSVLSALAAALALGGFAWRRAARLGQPPAAGWLAALMLICLPGFWQRATLADAESMLALACLAVTICLYGNLRRPRRGLLLWAYALSAVAFMVKGPIFLFFTWPAYLWLARCELKHQARWHGLGLLLFLLGAAAWYAAVLWLDPHSLQVFRSELAMRFDAREATHPQPVWFYFGQIFESTLPLGLFLPAALYAAWQRRGDKAEAMLLGNAAAAFAALTVLKTKQAHYLLPLLPWVALWLGDLAWDSVNRAWRWLAWSWLGLGGLLAAAAAVLAYGYGASWLTPVFAVLALAAALAARRVGEQPLRAALLWTAALAVGGYGANEAAFKPLRSFKFEQGGYFDALRQTAASNGLALGFDDACFYYYYGLPAQKTSARTEGAAYVLGADASPLGRLRNHNRGREEWLWRSGQGETASQQPLLSADGGGDFTPARGLSPQAQRQTACLSSEVWSGADAAVLKVAVNGACSAKRLLPDLLAANDALQKQLVPWKLLWLEAHDLPQNPLSGWLLRQALARWAETGDGLVVLDRDRLLGPTGKHGGPLLLTPDDFSRARLSTLDDTLALARPDGATRRWRRQAKGARLDLQPIP, from the coding sequence GTGACGTTACCCGGCCGTTTACCCAAACTCGTTCTGGCGCTGGCCTTTTTGGCCGTCGCGGCGGTGGGCGTCACCCTGGCCGGACTGGGCGACATCGACTTCGTCCGCCAATCGGAATGCCGCACCGCCGTGGTGGCGCGGGAAATGCTCGATTCCGGCGATTTCCTGGTGCCCACCGTCAACGGCCGGCCCCGCTTCGAAAAACCGCCCCTGTACTACTGGGCCATCGCGGCAACGGCCGCCATCAGCGGCGCGGTGACCGAAACCGTGGCGCGCCTGCCCAGCGTCTTGTCGGCCTTGGCGGCGGCCCTGGCCCTGGGCGGCTTCGCTTGGCGCCGCGCCGCCCGGCTGGGCCAGCCGCCCGCCGCCGGCTGGCTGGCGGCCCTCATGCTGATCTGCCTGCCCGGCTTCTGGCAGCGCGCCACCCTGGCCGATGCGGAAAGTATGCTGGCCTTGGCCTGCCTGGCGGTGACGATCTGCCTGTACGGCAACCTGCGCCGGCCGCGCCGCGGCCTGTTGCTGTGGGCCTACGCCTTGAGCGCCGTGGCCTTCATGGTGAAAGGGCCGATTTTCCTGTTCTTCACCTGGCCCGCGTACTTATGGCTGGCGCGGTGCGAGCTGAAGCACCAGGCGCGTTGGCACGGCTTGGGGCTGCTGCTGTTCCTGCTCGGCGCCGCCGCCTGGTATGCCGCCGTGCTGTGGCTGGACCCGCACTCGTTGCAGGTATTCCGCAGCGAGCTGGCCATGCGCTTCGACGCCCGCGAGGCCACCCATCCCCAACCGGTTTGGTTCTATTTCGGCCAAATCTTCGAAAGCACCCTGCCCTTGGGGCTATTCCTGCCCGCGGCGCTTTACGCCGCTTGGCAACGGCGCGGCGACAAGGCGGAAGCCATGCTGCTGGGCAACGCCGCCGCCGCTTTCGCCGCGCTGACCGTCCTCAAGACCAAGCAGGCCCATTACCTGCTGCCGCTGCTGCCCTGGGTGGCGCTGTGGCTGGGCGATCTGGCCTGGGACAGCGTCAACCGGGCATGGCGCTGGCTGGCTTGGAGCTGGCTGGGACTGGGCGGCTTGCTGGCGGCAGCCGCCGCCGTCCTGGCCTACGGCTACGGCGCGTCTTGGCTGACTCCCGTTTTTGCCGTCTTGGCCCTGGCCGCCGCGCTTGCCGCGCGCCGGGTCGGAGAACAGCCGTTGCGGGCGGCGCTGCTGTGGACCGCCGCCTTGGCGGTGGGCGGCTACGGCGCCAACGAAGCGGCATTCAAACCGCTGCGCAGCTTCAAATTCGAGCAAGGCGGCTATTTCGACGCCCTGCGCCAAACGGCGGCCAGCAACGGCTTGGCGCTGGGATTCGACGACGCCTGTTTCTATTACTACTACGGCCTGCCGGCGCAAAAAACCTCCGCCCGAACGGAAGGCGCGGCTTATGTGCTGGGCGCCGACGCCTCCCCCCTGGGCCGGTTGCGCAACCATAACCGCGGCCGGGAGGAATGGCTGTGGCGCAGCGGCCAGGGGGAAACGGCCAGCCAGCAGCCCCTGTTGTCCGCCGACGGCGGCGGCGACTTCACCCCGGCGCGAGGCCTGTCGCCCCAGGCGCAACGGCAAACCGCCTGCCTGTCGTCGGAGGTGTGGAGCGGAGCCGACGCGGCGGTGCTGAAAGTGGCGGTGAACGGCGCTTGCAGCGCCAAGCGCCTGCTGCCGGATTTGCTGGCGGCCAACGACGCGCTGCAAAAACAGCTAGTGCCGTGGAAACTGCTTTGGCTGGAAGCCCACGACCTGCCGCAAAACCCGCTGAGCGGCTGGCTGCTGCGGCAGGCGCTGGCGCGCTGGGCGGAAACCGGCGACGGCTTGGTGGTGCTGGATCGCGACAGACTGCTGGGCCCGACGGGCAAGCACGGGGGGCCGCTGTTGCTGACGCCGGACGATTTCAGCCGCGCCCGGTTGTCGACCCTCGACGACACCCTTGCGCTCGCCCGCCCGGACGGCGCAACGCGCCGCTGGCGCCGGCAAGCCAAAGGCGCCCGACTGGATCTGCAGCCCATCCCCTAA